From a region of the Saccharomyces paradoxus chromosome IV, complete sequence genome:
- a CDS encoding carbonyl reductase (NADPH-dependent) (dihydrokaempferol 4-reductase~similar to YDR541C), which translates to MSNSVLVSGASGFIGLHIVSQLLKQDYKVIGTVRSHEKKAKLLRQFQLNPDLSLEIVPDISQPNAFDDVLERRGREIRYVLHTASPFHYDTTEYERDLLIPALEGTKNILNSIKKYAADTVERVVVTSSCTAIITLAKMDDFNVVFTEDSWNEATWESCQIDGINAYFASKKFAEKAAWDFVKENEGHVKFKLTTVNPSLVFGPQLFDEDVQRRLNTSCEIINVLIHTPVDASIPDLHSIFTDVRDVALAHLYAFQKENTIDKRLVVTNGKFGNQDILDILNKDFPQLRGVIPLGKPGTGDQVIDRGSTTDNSVTKKIVGFEFTSLHETVHDTAAQILKKENRL; encoded by the coding sequence ATGTCTAATTCGGTTCTTGTTTCTGGCGCCTCAGGTTTTATTGGTTTGCATATAGTGTCGCAATTGTTGAAACAGGATTATAAGGTTATCGGAACCGTGAGATCTCATGAGAAAAAGGCAAAATTGCTAAGACAATTCCAGCTTAACCCTGATTTGTCCTTAGAGATTGTTCCTGATATTTCCCAACCAAATGCTTTCGATGATGTTTTAGAAAGACGTGGACGCGAGATTAGGTACGTTTTACATACGGCGTCTCCTTTTCATTATGATACTACTGAGTATGAAAGGGATTTGTTGATTCCCGCACTAGAAGGTACAAAAAACATTCTAAACtctatcaaaaaatatgcaGCTGACACCGTAGAACGCGTTGTTGTGACTTCTTCTTGTACTGCTATTATAACCCTTGCAAAAATGGACGATTTCAATGTAGTATTTACAGAAGATAGTTGGAATGAGGCAACATGGGAGAGCTGTCAAATTGATGGAATAAATGCCTATTTTGCATCCAAGAAGTTTGCTGAAAAGGCTGCCTGGGACTTTGTAAAAGAGAATGAAGGTCATGTTAAGTTCAAACTGACAACCGTCAACCCTTCTCTTGTTTTTGGTCCCCAACTTTTCGATGAGGATGTGCAAAGACGTTTGAATACCTCTTGTGAGATAATCAATGTCTTGATTCATACTCCAGTAGATGCCAGCATTCCCGATCTTCATTCCATTTTTACTGATGTAAGGGATGTGGCCTTAGCGCATTTGTATGCCTTCCAGAAGGAAAACACTATTGACAAGAGATTGGTTGTGACTAACGGtaaatttggaaatcaaGATATCTTGgatattttgaacaaaGATTTTCCTCAACTAAGAGGTGTTATACCTTTGGGCAAGCCTGGAACAGGTGACCAAGTCATTGACCGCGGTTCAACTACTGATAATAGCGTAACGAAGAAAATAGTTGGTTTTGAGTTCACCAGTTTACACGAAACTGTCCATGATACTGCTGcccaaattttgaagaaagagaacAGATTATAA